The proteins below are encoded in one region of Candidatus Omnitrophota bacterium:
- a CDS encoding VTT domain-containing protein, translating into MFAGLLEWTKSLVVQGGEITHNAVTALWCLAFAESSFFPIPPDIPYIFMGVLKPEKAFFLAFVLTTGSVLGGACGYAIGLYGGRPLVEWLVTTRFIGRIFTHEKFEMVEAMYQKYDVWAVLIAAFTPIPYKVFTIGGGLCRIRFWPFMLTSLAGRAGRFYIVGFLLYYFGEKAQFLLKNFDLFLAAMLALGVLGFVALRYMKPAAKSEEI; encoded by the coding sequence GAGTGGACGAAATCGCTGGTAGTGCAGGGGGGAGAGATTACGCATAACGCCGTAACGGCGTTGTGGTGTCTGGCGTTCGCGGAATCGTCGTTTTTTCCCATCCCGCCGGATATTCCCTATATTTTCATGGGTGTGTTGAAGCCGGAAAAAGCGTTTTTCCTTGCGTTCGTCTTGACGACAGGGTCGGTTTTGGGCGGGGCGTGCGGCTATGCGATCGGGCTGTACGGCGGACGTCCTTTAGTGGAATGGCTGGTAACGACTCGTTTCATCGGACGCATCTTTACCCATGAAAAATTCGAGATGGTGGAGGCGATGTACCAGAAATACGACGTCTGGGCGGTGTTGATTGCAGCGTTTACTCCCATCCCCTATAAAGTCTTCACCATCGGCGGCGGCCTATGCCGCATCCGCTTTTGGCCGTTTATGCTGACGTCGCTGGCGGGCCGGGCGGGAAGATTTTATATCGTCGGCTTTTTGCTCTATTACTTTGGCGAGAAGGCGCAATTTTTGTTGAAGAATTTCGATCTGTTTTTAGCGGCTATGCTGGCTCTAGGAGTATTGGGCTTCGTCGCCTTGCGGTATATGAAGCCGGCGGCGAAGAGCGAAGAAATTTAG